In Megalopta genalis isolate 19385.01 unplaced genomic scaffold, iyMegGena1_principal scaffold0851, whole genome shotgun sequence, one DNA window encodes the following:
- the LOC143263600 gene encoding uncharacterized protein LOC143263600, with product MWFGMVERSFEASGITTEATKFGYVLGALNPVYAAEVRDIIMNPPNTGQYQRLKTELIRRLSSSQEQKTRRLLESEEIGDKKPSQFLRHLRGLAGNNVSDSVLRTLWMGRLPNSMQVILATQKDAEMDKVADLADAIAETMGPRTQPVVPAGDCGDPTRVDWE from the exons ATGTGGTTTGGAATGGTCGAACGCAGCTTCGAGGCATCGGGTATTACGACCGAAGCCACAAAATTCGGGTATGTGTTAGGAGCATTGAATCCTGTGTACGCCGCGGAAGTCCGCGACATTATAATGAACCCGCCAAATACTGGACAGTACCAGAGGTTAAAAACGGAACTCATTCGAAGGCTCAGTTCGTCGCAAGAACAAAAAACGCGACGTTTGCTGGAATCGGAGGAAATTGGAGACAAGAAGCCGTCTCAATTTCTGCGACACTTGCGCGGACTGGCTGGCAACAACGTGTCAGATAGTGTTTTGCGTACGCTGTGGATGGGTAGGTTGCCTAATAGTATGCAGGTAATCTTAGCGACCCAGAAGGACGCGGAGATGGATAAGGTGGCTGACCTGGCAGATGCGATAGCCGAGACGATGGGCCCCCGAACTCAG CCTGTCGTTCCAGCAGGAGATTGCGGCGATCCGACACGAGTTGATTGGGAATGA